The sequence ACAATGTGATCAATGGTTTTATGAATCACCCTGAGATTATTGATTTTAAAGGGAAGATTTGTTTTTCTCTATCGTAATTTAAGGTTCTCCAAAGGAGGAAAATTTGTGTTGAAGCTAAGAAAATCCTGGTTTTAAACAATAATGATTATTGTCAGTAAGATTTTTAAAAATGAATAGGATATAATAACTGTAATACAAATGATCAAAATGTAATCATCTAAAATTTAACAACATACAAAATAGTAAAGGTTTATTTTTGAAATTATTAAATTATGAAAAGGAAAATAATACAATTAAGTATTTTATTTTTAGGCCTGTGGGGATCAAGTATATTGATCCTGGCTCAAACACCCAAAGTAACCAAGACTAAAATAACAGTTGAGGTTAATAAACCCGGACATGCCATTTCTCCCAATCTTTTCGGAATCTTCTTTGAAGATATCAACCTTTCGACGGATGGAGGTATTTATCCTGAACTTGTCCGTAACCGTTCCTTCGAAGATGCGGATACTTTACAGAACTGGAATTTTTTAAGTGTTGATGGAAAAAGTACCGCCTCAATAATTACGGCGAATGTACAATCGAGGCCTCCTGTACCTCCTCTTAATCCGTTTAATCGTAAATCTCTTTGCGTCAATGCAGGGGGGACTTTTAAATTGGTTAATTTGGGTTACTGGGGGATGAATATTGTCAAAGGTGACAATTATACCCTCAAATTGGCAGCCCGTTCAACCGACGGTTTTGATAATCCTTTAAAAATAAATTTGGTGGACCAAAACGAGAATGTGCTGGCATCCGGAGAAATAAACGATTTTAACTCAAAATGGGAATACCATTCATTGACCCTGACAGCCATGGCCGGCGATCCCAAAGCACACCTGGAAATTTCCGGACAGGGTAATGGTAAGCTATACCTTGATATGGTTTCTCTTATTCCTGAAAAAACCTGGAAAGATCATGGTTTGCGCGTTGACCTTGCTCAGGCACTTGATGCAATACATCCCAAATTCTTGCGTTTTCCCGGTGGCTGTTGGGTCGAAGGTGATGATTTTGAACACATGAATCACTGGAAAAATACTATTGGCAATATCGATACCCGCACCCCCTTGTGGAATATATGGGGATATAATGCTACAAACGGATTTGGTTTTCATGAATATCTGCAGTTGGCTGAAGACCTTGGCGCAGAACCCTTATTTTGTGTAAATGCCGGGATTTCGCATAAGGAAGTTGTCCCCCTGGATAAAATGGGACAATGGATACAGGATGCCCTGGATGCAATAGAATATGCAAATGGACCGGTGACTTCCGTTTGGGGCAGCCTTCGTGCTAAAAACGGTCACCCTCAGCCATTCAATCTTAAATATATTGAAATAGGAAATGAAAATGGACAGGCTCCTTATGCTGAACGTTGGGCCCTGATTGCAAAAGCAATTTTGGCAAAATATCCGGATATGAAGCTTATTGCCAATGAATGGGCCGGCGGGCATCCTCATGACCCCGTACCTGAAATCGTGGATGAACATTATTATAACAATCCGGATTGGTTCATTTGGAATGCCAACAAATATGACAGCTACCACCGGAATGGTTCCAAAATCTTTATTGGAGAATATGCTGTAACAAGCAATACTGGCGGGGGAAATCTTCGCGGGGCTATTGGTGAGGCTGCCTGGATGACAGGTATGGAAAGAAATTCCGATGTGGTGATGATGGGCTCTTATGCTCCTCTTTTTTGCAATGCAAACCATAAAGCCTGGCCGGTTAATTTAATCAATTTCGACAGTTACCGTTGGTTTGGACTTCCCAGTTATTATGTTCAGCAAATGTTTACAAATAACCAGGGGACTGTGTCATTGCCCGTTGAAATTGAAGGTGCCCCTGTAATCGAGGCTCCTTATTCAACCGGATGTGTCGGCCTTGGAACATGGAACAATTCTGCTGAATTTAAAGACCTTGAAGTGCTTTCCCCTGGAGGCAAAGTTTTATATAAGGCAGATTTTTCTAAAAATATTGATGATTGGACAAAAACGGGTAGGGGACAATGGTCGGTTCAGGATGGCGTGTTGAGGCAATCTGCCATTGCTACCAATATTAATGCCTTTGTGGGAGATAAATCCTGGAAGGATTACACCATTACACTCAAGGCCCGCAAAATTTCGGGTGAAAATGGTTTCCAAATTTATTTCCATCATAAAAACAACGGCGAACGGGTTCGTTGGGACCTGGGTGGTTATGGAAATACAGTCCATTTATTGGAAGTCGGTACAACATCCCAAAGTGTGAAGGCAAATATTGAGCCAGGCCGCTGGTATGATTTAAAAATTGAAATCAAAGGTAATTCTGTTAAGGGGTATATTGATGGAAAACTTGTTCAGGAAGTGACCGACAATCATTCGAATGTAAATGGTTTGTGCGTAAGCGCTTCCCGGGATGATAAATCGGGTGATGTCATCCTGAAAGTGGTTAATGCCTCAGCGGGTAACGTCAAAGCTCAAATTAACCTTAACGGGGCTGGCACTCTTAACGGAACGGGAAAGGCTATAGTGCTTACTTCGGCAAGCCCGTTGGATGAAAATACATTGGAAAACCCGGATAAGGTTTCTCCTAAAACAGAAAAGGTGAAATTCTCAGGAAAAAACCTGACACACAACTTTCCCGGAAATTCATTGACCGTTATCCGTCTTGCAACTTCTGCTGAAACGAGTAAATGATTTTAAAAATCTTCTTAAAGAGTATTCGCCTCTCTATTCTGAAGAATGCTTTTTAAGAGGATTTGATTTTTATTGTATATAAGACAGTGATTGATAAGTCTTTATTTGTATCTTGGTTCCTAAGTTGCGTTTTATAAAACTTAAGTACAAAATTTAATAGTGAAAAATTATTAATAAATGAAAAATAACAAACAATTTTGGGTTATTCTTTTATATCTGGTGCTGTCCATTAAGGTCGCTTCGGCTCAAAATCCCATTATTACCAACCAGTTTTCGGCCGATCCTTCTGCCCGGGTATTCGGGAATAAGGTCTACCTTTATCCTTCACATGATATTTTGGCAAAGGCAGGGAAAGGACGTCCCAACTGGTTTTGTATGGAAGATTATCATGTGTTCTCCTCTGAAAATCTTACAGATTGGACTGATCATGGAGTTATTGTAAGCCAGAATAAGGTAGGATGGGTTGATTCAACTGCATATAGCATGTGGGCACCCGATTGTATATACAAAAATGGGAAGTACTATTTCTATTTTCCAGCTCCTGCCAATGATCCCAAATATGGAAGAGGATTTTCAATAGGTGTGGCAGTGTCGGATAATCCTTACGGTCCGTTTGTCCCGCAGGCAGAGCCAATT is a genomic window of Bacteroidota bacterium containing:
- a CDS encoding alpha-L-arabinofuranosidase C-terminal domain-containing protein; amino-acid sequence: MKRKIIQLSILFLGLWGSSILILAQTPKVTKTKITVEVNKPGHAISPNLFGIFFEDINLSTDGGIYPELVRNRSFEDADTLQNWNFLSVDGKSTASIITANVQSRPPVPPLNPFNRKSLCVNAGGTFKLVNLGYWGMNIVKGDNYTLKLAARSTDGFDNPLKINLVDQNENVLASGEINDFNSKWEYHSLTLTAMAGDPKAHLEISGQGNGKLYLDMVSLIPEKTWKDHGLRVDLAQALDAIHPKFLRFPGGCWVEGDDFEHMNHWKNTIGNIDTRTPLWNIWGYNATNGFGFHEYLQLAEDLGAEPLFCVNAGISHKEVVPLDKMGQWIQDALDAIEYANGPVTSVWGSLRAKNGHPQPFNLKYIEIGNENGQAPYAERWALIAKAILAKYPDMKLIANEWAGGHPHDPVPEIVDEHYYNNPDWFIWNANKYDSYHRNGSKIFIGEYAVTSNTGGGNLRGAIGEAAWMTGMERNSDVVMMGSYAPLFCNANHKAWPVNLINFDSYRWFGLPSYYVQQMFTNNQGTVSLPVEIEGAPVIEAPYSTGCVGLGTWNNSAEFKDLEVLSPGGKVLYKADFSKNIDDWTKTGRGQWSVQDGVLRQSAIATNINAFVGDKSWKDYTITLKARKISGENGFQIYFHHKNNGERVRWDLGGYGNTVHLLEVGTTSQSVKANIEPGRWYDLKIEIKGNSVKGYIDGKLVQEVTDNHSNVNGLCVSASRDDKSGDVILKVVNASAGNVKAQINLNGAGTLNGTGKAIVLTSASPLDENTLENPDKVSPKTEKVKFSGKNLTHNFPGNSLTVIRLATSAETSK